A single region of the Amia ocellicauda isolate fAmiCal2 chromosome 8, fAmiCal2.hap1, whole genome shotgun sequence genome encodes:
- the LOC136755559 gene encoding albumin 2 — protein MKWVTLISLVIFISFPQTSANRVCEFVSAVKEQGFKAIVLVGLAQNLPKSTYEELRPLLIQSAIVAQSCCGAEPSADCSREEADLFQSAICASHEITEKNGLDDCCKLHGTQRTHCFVDHKHKIPHDASLKPDIPESEKCADYEKDSSTFMGHFIYDFARRHVLLQPQVILGIAQGYEKIIKECCKDAKGVHTCFDDKKAGFKHAIENRVSELKSTCVIYHTFGKRILMAKKLVQYSQKMPQATFAEVKAITERIANVTATCCSGDMIQCMKERKHMIDEYCANHEVLARTKHFAECCKASIIERGACIEKMKADDKPEGLSPKVEGFIKDKDVCQKYAEARDLYIGKFLYEYSRRHPELSIQIILRITKNYEEVLEKCCKTDDPPTCYGSADAQLAKAIETELLHFKNMCAFETTKGEEAFEKQMIVQYTRIMPQAGFEGVEYVAHKIADVMDHCCREKDLDHHLLPCAEEKLTNAIDQTCVDYDPATINAHIAHCCNKSYSMRRPCLREIKPDTEFVPPAVSEDLFPMGPGLCHGTPKDLFKSAKRLLYTVVRLKTTIPAEKLQKIITSFHDLKTKCCAEADIAACFAAGRKQLVIDSQALVA, from the exons TGTTCTGGTCGGGCTGGCTCAGAATCTGCCCAAGAGCACTTATGAGGAGCTGAGGCCGTTGCTCATCCAGAGCGCAATAGTGGCACAGTCCTGTTGTGGAGCTGAGCCCAGCGCTGACTGTTCAAGAGAGGAG GCAGACCTTTTCCAGAGTGCGATATGCGCTTCTCATGAAATCACAGAGAAAAACGGTCTTGATGACTGTTGCAAATTACATGGCACCCAAAGAACTCATTGTTTTGTCGaccacaaacacaaaattccaCACGATGCTTCTTTAAAACCTGATATACCAGAAAGTGAAAAGTGTGCAGACTATGAAAAAGACAGTTCGACATTTATGGGCCA cTTTATCTATGACTTTGCAAGGCGTCATGTTCTTCTGCAGCCACAAGTCATATTAGGAATTGCTCAAGGATATGAAAAAATTATCAAAGAATGCTGCAAAGATGCCAAAGGTGTCCATACCTGCTTCGATGACAAA AAGGCTGGTTTTAAGCATGCAATTGAAAACCGTGTCTCCGAGTTGAAATCTACATGTGTGATTTATCATACGTTTGGAAAGCGGATTCTCATGGCCAA gaAACTGGTGCAATACAGTCAGAAGATGCCACAAGCAACCTTTGCAGAAGTCAAGGCTATTACTGAGAGAATTGCAAATGTGACAGCCACCTGTTGCAGTGGTGATATGATTCAATGCATGAAAGAAAGG AAACACATGATCGATGAATACTGCGCAAATCATGAAGTTCTGGCGCGCACCAAACACTTTGCAGAGTGCTGCAAGGCATCTATAATTGAACGGGGGGCATGCATTGAGAAAATGAAGGCGGATGACAAACCTGAGGGCCTGTCACCTAAAGTTGAAGGTTTCATCAAAGACAAAGATGTCTGTCAGAAATACGCAGAAGCCCGTGATTTGTATATTGGAAA gTTTCTTTATGAATATTCAAGAAGGCATCCCGAATTGTCTATACAAATTATCTTGAGGATAACCAAAAACTATGAAGAGGTTTTGGAAAAGTGCTGCAAGACTGATGATCCTCCTACCTGCTATGGCTCAGCT GATGCACAACTAGCAAAGGCTATTGAGACTGAGCTACTGCACTTTAAAAATATGTGTGCCTTTGAGACCACCAAGGGGGAAGAAGCATTTGAAAAACA GATGATTGTCCAGTATACAAGAATAATGCCACAAGCTGGTTTTGAAGGCGTGGAATATGTGGCCCATAAAATAGCTGATGTCATGGATCACTGCTGCAGAGAGAAAGATCTCGACCATCATTTGCTTCCCTGTGCTGAGGAGAAA CTGACCAATGCTATTGATCAGACTTGTGTAGATTATGACCCTGCTACCATAAATGCTCACATTGCACACTGTTGCAACAAATCCTACTCAATGAGAAGACCCTGCCTTCGCGAGATCAAACCTGACACAGAGTTTGTGCCACCAGCAGTTTCAGAAGACCTGTTTCCCATGGGACCTGGATTGTGTCACGGGACACCAAAAGATTTGTTCAAGTCAGCAAAGAG GCTCCTTTATACTGTAGTGAGACTGAAGACTACTATACCAGCAGAGAaacttcaaaaaataataacatcgTTCCATGACCTAAAGACCAAATGCTGTGCTGAAGCTGACATCGCAGCTTGCTTTGCAGCTGGG CGAAAACAACTGGTGATTGACAGTCAAGCACTTGTTGCCTAA